The proteins below are encoded in one region of Conger conger chromosome 17, fConCon1.1, whole genome shotgun sequence:
- the acadl gene encoding long-chain specific acyl-CoA dehydrogenase, mitochondrial isoform X2, with product MDIGTRRIFSEEHDLFRQSVRRFFQEEVVPHHSEWEKAGEVSRELWEKAGEQGLLAIFIPEEQGGIGGDLLSAAVVWEEQMYCNCSGPGFALHSDIIMPYISHYGTKAQVERYIPQMAAGKCIAAIAMTEPGAGSDLQGVRTYAKRDGSDWILNGNKVFISNGWMSDAVVVVAVTNPEAKIAAHGISLFVVDAGTKGFHKGRKLEKIGLKAQDTAELFFEDVRLPADALLGEVNKGFYYLMNELPQERLVIAAMAIASSEFMFEETRNYVTQRKAFGKTIAHLQTVQHKLAELKTEICVGRAFVDNCLQLHTEKKLDSSTASMAKYWASDLQNRVATQCLQLHGGWGYMWEYPIARAFVDSRIQPIYGGTNEIMKELIARSIVSQK from the exons ATGGACATCGGCACACGCAGGATCTTCTCCGAGGAGCACGACCTCTTCAGGCAAAGTGTACGTCGCTTCTTTCAGGAGGAGGTGGTGCCACACCACAGCGA GTGGGAGAAGGCAGGCGAAGTGAGCAGGGAATTGTGGGAGAaggcgggagaacaggggctgCTGGCCATTTTCATCCCGGAGGAGCAGGGCGGGATTGGGGGTGACCTGTTGTCCGCGGCAGTGGTATGGGAGGAACA GATGTATTGCAACTGCAGCGGCCCTGGCTTCGCCCTGCACTCTGACATCATCATGCCGTACATCAGCCACTACGGCACCAAGGCCCAGGTGGAGCGCTACATCCCCCAGATggctgctgggaaatgtatCGCGGCCATCGCCATGACTGAACCCGGAGCCGGCAG TGATCTCCAAGGTGTGCGGACATACGCCAAGAGGGATGGCAGTGACTGGATCCTCAATGGAAACAAG GTGTTCATTTCCAATGGTTGGATGAGCGACGCTGTTGTCGTGGTGGCGGTAACAAACCCGGAGGCAAAGATAGCGGCTCACGGCATCAGCCTCTTCGTGGTCGACGCTGGGACAAAGGGGTTCCACAAGGGCCGCAAGCTGGAGAAGATCGGCCTCAAGGCGCAG GACACGGCTGAGCTTTTCTTCGAGGATGTTCGTCTCCCGGCCGACGCCCTCCTAGGGGAGGTCAACAAGGGCTTCTACTACCTCATGAACGAGCTGCCCCAG GAACGTCTGGTGATCGCAGCCATGGCCATCGCCAGCAGTGAGTTCATGTTTGAGGAGACCAGGAACTACGTGACCCAGAGAAAGGCCTTTGGGAAGACCATCGCCCACCTGCAG ACGGTTCAGCACAAGCTGGCTGAGCTGAAGACGGAGATCTGCGTGGGCCGGGCCTTCGTGGACAACTGTCTGCAGCTGCACACAGAGAAGAAGCTGGACTCCTCCACCGCCTCCATGGCCAAGTACTG GGCGTCTGATCTGCAGAACCGGGTCGCCACGCAGTGCCTGCAGCTCCACGGCGGCTGGGGCTATATGTGGGAGTACCCCATCGCCAG GGCCTTTGTTGACTCCCGGATCCAGCCCATTTATGGGGGCACCAATGAGATCATGAAGGAGCTGATTGCCCGCAGCATCGTCAGTCAGAAGTGA
- the LOC133116885 gene encoding uncharacterized protein LOC133116885, with the protein MNVIMSRAIFVFLNIPVISISLLVTLFFLSCLLITKSGQEEGVKQPLLVLLWSTVIWNGCVQVTIILFAGLEFSEVYDTWEYWVARSFVLHSTILSALSTSTWQSVFYYVCIVPDRRPFLVWMKKNIKEIVYWALITDRILVLLDVVLKLILQTSAMQKGQLNDIEFGTFTLASLNDTGDMGDQSNAQVLLYASFFLFHCQVFIMLVHTLGVIFSSGATVLYLWRHMKRMQATSSISFSSPQLQSQWRVTVASLVQGGLFIFCTVWIIVTDLLRWLSVDFDKNYHILTTVISLFSSGTTLILGWGQSLFRQQASSLWESAVKMYGFNRA; encoded by the coding sequence ATGAATGTTATCATGAGCAGAGCAATCTTTGTCTTTCTAAATATACCTGTGATTTCCATCAGCCTGCTGGTTACcttattttttctctcctgTTTGCTCATTACAAAAAGTGGGCAAGAGGAAGGCGTAAAGCAACCGCTCTTGGTGCTTCTGTGGTCAACGGTGATATGGAACGGTTGTGTGCAGGTGACCATAATTCTGTTTGCTGGTTTGGAATTCTCAGAAGTCTATGACACATGGGAATATTGGGTTGCACGGTCTTTCGTACTGCACTCCACCATTCTCTCCGCATTGTCAACCAGCACCTGGCAGAGCGTCTTCTACTACGTCTGCATCGTCCCCGACCGCCGcccgttcttggtgtggatgaagaagaacatcaaagaaataGTTTACTGGGCCCTGATCACTGACAGGATCCTGGTTTTACTTGACGTTGTGCTAAAACTGATCTTGCAGACTTCGGCAATGCAAAAGGGACAACTGAATGACATAGAATTCGGCACCTTCACTTTGGCTTCTCTCAACGACACCGGGGACATGGGTGATCAGAGTAATGCGCAAGTGCTGCTGTATGCaagctttttcctttttcactgCCAAGTGTTCATTATGCTGGTTCACACCCTCGGGGTGATATTCTCCAGCGGTGCCACGGTGCTGTACCTGTGGAGACACATGAAGAGGATGCAGGCCACCTCCAGCATCTCTTTCTCCAGCCCCCAGCTGCAGAGCCAGTGGAGGGTCACGGTGGCCAGCCTGGTCCAGGGCGGACTCTTCATCTTCTGCACGGTGTGGATTATTGTGACTGATTTGTTGAGATGGCTCAGCGTTGACTTTGACAAAAACTACCACATTTTAACCACAGTGATTTCACTCTTCTCCTCCGGTACCACCTTAATCCTGGGCTGGGGACAGTCCCTTTTCCGACAGCAGGCTTCCAGTCTGTGGGAGAGCGCTGTGAAGATGTATGGATTCAATAGAGCATGA
- the acadl gene encoding long-chain specific acyl-CoA dehydrogenase, mitochondrial isoform X1, with protein sequence MLSTKAVRTCFGVINSRIRRRLGRVSFIINTRLQHGLPDHGAGPPRPFRPETASSRTLMDIGTRRIFSEEHDLFRQSVRRFFQEEVVPHHSEWEKAGEVSRELWEKAGEQGLLAIFIPEEQGGIGGDLLSAAVVWEEQMYCNCSGPGFALHSDIIMPYISHYGTKAQVERYIPQMAAGKCIAAIAMTEPGAGSDLQGVRTYAKRDGSDWILNGNKVFISNGWMSDAVVVVAVTNPEAKIAAHGISLFVVDAGTKGFHKGRKLEKIGLKAQDTAELFFEDVRLPADALLGEVNKGFYYLMNELPQERLVIAAMAIASSEFMFEETRNYVTQRKAFGKTIAHLQTVQHKLAELKTEICVGRAFVDNCLQLHTEKKLDSSTASMAKYWASDLQNRVATQCLQLHGGWGYMWEYPIARAFVDSRIQPIYGGTNEIMKELIARSIVSQK encoded by the exons ATGCTCAGCACCAAAGCTGTAAGGACCTGCTTTGGCGTGATAAATAGTCGTATCCGCCGGCGTCTAGGTAGAGTATCTTTTATTATAAATACGAG GCTCCAGCACGGTCTGCCTGACCATGGGGCGGGGCCTCCTCGGCCCTTCCGTCCAGAGACCGCCTCCTCCAGGACCCTGATGGACATCGGCACACGCAGGATCTTCTCCGAGGAGCACGACCTCTTCAGGCAAAGTGTACGTCGCTTCTTTCAGGAGGAGGTGGTGCCACACCACAGCGA GTGGGAGAAGGCAGGCGAAGTGAGCAGGGAATTGTGGGAGAaggcgggagaacaggggctgCTGGCCATTTTCATCCCGGAGGAGCAGGGCGGGATTGGGGGTGACCTGTTGTCCGCGGCAGTGGTATGGGAGGAACA GATGTATTGCAACTGCAGCGGCCCTGGCTTCGCCCTGCACTCTGACATCATCATGCCGTACATCAGCCACTACGGCACCAAGGCCCAGGTGGAGCGCTACATCCCCCAGATggctgctgggaaatgtatCGCGGCCATCGCCATGACTGAACCCGGAGCCGGCAG TGATCTCCAAGGTGTGCGGACATACGCCAAGAGGGATGGCAGTGACTGGATCCTCAATGGAAACAAG GTGTTCATTTCCAATGGTTGGATGAGCGACGCTGTTGTCGTGGTGGCGGTAACAAACCCGGAGGCAAAGATAGCGGCTCACGGCATCAGCCTCTTCGTGGTCGACGCTGGGACAAAGGGGTTCCACAAGGGCCGCAAGCTGGAGAAGATCGGCCTCAAGGCGCAG GACACGGCTGAGCTTTTCTTCGAGGATGTTCGTCTCCCGGCCGACGCCCTCCTAGGGGAGGTCAACAAGGGCTTCTACTACCTCATGAACGAGCTGCCCCAG GAACGTCTGGTGATCGCAGCCATGGCCATCGCCAGCAGTGAGTTCATGTTTGAGGAGACCAGGAACTACGTGACCCAGAGAAAGGCCTTTGGGAAGACCATCGCCCACCTGCAG ACGGTTCAGCACAAGCTGGCTGAGCTGAAGACGGAGATCTGCGTGGGCCGGGCCTTCGTGGACAACTGTCTGCAGCTGCACACAGAGAAGAAGCTGGACTCCTCCACCGCCTCCATGGCCAAGTACTG GGCGTCTGATCTGCAGAACCGGGTCGCCACGCAGTGCCTGCAGCTCCACGGCGGCTGGGGCTATATGTGGGAGTACCCCATCGCCAG GGCCTTTGTTGACTCCCGGATCCAGCCCATTTATGGGGGCACCAATGAGATCATGAAGGAGCTGATTGCCCGCAGCATCGTCAGTCAGAAGTGA
- the kansl1l gene encoding KAT8 regulatory NSL complex subunit 1-like protein codes for MAPALTEAAPDGHGIHLSSPLGSSSIDLNGSLLGLELDPPQKLMEDDCSQTAWLNLTFLPSPDTCSKDALELQSPFLSPLVQSMGSYRTMLQSSPGTLLNLLSLNKSLASPVLACPPGPDTYILSVPEHKGQAVVRSFRGASPKHPPPMERCLRGAEPQAQSLLLPPPWVKGEREVGWPQTQAQPKSAPQRETLLGRTRRCRSRQHALLGRASRVQRGLQAVLGELAVRHCGGQVSGLKGALLGSLSPPETHWPVEAKTFLTPVGLDADEEGALWGSLAFSPPPQKAPSPPRREDVRTFVSQARAVMSEARTALDSDVTDSSSDEERDVGGARGPSCPPACQGAEWEWWSERAEIGSRWTWLQVHVSELEFQIQQLSNLQRQISSTKGGVVLADPPAGRGLQALLTEERLDRDDHAFTSDLELEPSSPTRLLRNIEKQSAQLTQIVNSLMPPFGFSPSSSPTSKPPCRWKGRGKRSLSSDPCFQADLLPGQVGLKRKRACRRRSKFAQPDSTCVAARTRPLLTYHKPRLFTLDPPACLHRQGPVAVPSWDPCDPTAAHARPSHPRDLTTRGRCREVEQTRPHPVISLTSETPLPTLLQTALCREDWVQRAGPVKMEDSGLCRCPRFEEKAPRFPALFDCGRNKVHHGKRSRRGCGERSPVRCCPGRAWRGGRRRRVSGWRAEDGDVFLSQLSESSYSLPPTPEDSPPDLLTPRATQTHKQPAQTSARRRLRGECFYDIDDVIIPMSLAVSGKAEQLQYKNILTPSWRIVNTLPLEEREGGEEEEEGVLDEAFSLRHQAEEGRERLRWCSRTRGRGRRRSRR; via the exons ATGGCCCCAGCTTTGACAGAGGCGGCTCCGGACGGCCATGGAATCCACCTGTCTTCCCCGCTGGGGTCGAGCAGCATCGATCTGAACGGGTCCCTCCTGGGCCTGGAGCTCGACCCGCCACAGAAGCTGATGGAGGACGACTGCTCCCAGACAGCCTGGCTGAACCTCACCTTTCTGCCCTCCCCCGACACCTGCTCCAAGGACGCCCTGGAGCTCCAGAGCCCGTTCCTGTCTCCCCTGGTCCAGTCCATGGGGAGCTACAGGACCATGCTCCAGTCCAGCCCCGGGACTCTTCTCAACCTCCTGTCCCTGAACAAGAGCCTGGCCAGCCCCGTGCTGGCATGTCCACCGGGCCCGGACACTTACATCCTGTCTGTCCCCGAACACAAGGGCCAGGCGGTGGTGCGGTCTTTCCGGGGCGCGAGCCCGAAACATCCCCCGCCAATGGAGCGCTGCCTCAGGGGGGCCGAGCCCCAGGCCCAATCGCTGCTCCTCCCGCCCCCGTGGGTcaaaggggagagggaggtgggctgGCCCCAAACCCAGGCCCAACCCAAGAGCGCCCCGCAGAGGGAGACCCTGCTGGGCCGCACGCGGCGCTGTCGCTCCCGGCAACACGCCCTGCTGGGGCGGGCCTCCCGGGTGCAGCGGGGGCTGCAGGCTGTGCTGGGGGAACTTGCGGTCCGGCACTGCGGTGGCCAGGTGAGCGGGCTGAAGGGGGCGCTCCTGGGGTCCCTGTCCCCCCCGGAGACACACTGGCCCGTGGAGGCCAAGACGTTCCTCACCCCCGTGGGGCTGGACGCGGATGAGGAGGGGGCTCTGTGGGGCAGCCTGgccttctcccctccccctcagaaGGCACCCTCTCCCCCGCGGAGGGAGGACGTCCGGACGTTCGTCTCTCAGGCCCGAGCCGTGATGAGCGAGGCGCGGACCGCGCTGGACTCGGACGTCACAGACAGCAGCTCTGACGAGGAGCGGGACGTAGGAGGGGCTCGAGGACCCAGCTGCCCGCCAGC GTGTCagggggcagagtgggagtggtgGTCGGAGCGGGCGGAGATCGGCAGCAGGTGGACCTGGCTGCAGGTTCACGTGTCGGAGCTGGAGTTCCAGATCCAGCAGCTCAGTAACCTCCAGAGGCAGATCAGCTCCACTAAG GGCGGGGTGGTCCTGGCCGACCCTCCTGCTGGCCGGGGTCTGCAGGCGCTGCTGACGGAGGAGAGGTTGGACCGAGACGACCACGCCTTCACCTCCGACCTCGAGCTGGAGCCCAGCAGCCCCACGCGTCTGCTGAGGAACATCGAGAAACAG AGTGCCCAGCTGACTCAGATCGTCAACAGCCTGATGCCCCCCTTCGGGTTCTCACCGTCCTCATCGCCCACGTCCAAACCGCCCTGCCGCTGGAAGGGCCGGGGCAAGAGGAGCCTGAGCAG TGACCCGTGTTTCCAGGCTGACCTGCTGCCGGGCCAGGTGGGGCTGAAGAGGAAGCGGGCGTGTCGCAGGAGGTCAAAGTTCGCCCAGCCGGACAGCACCTGCGTCGCTGCCCGGACGCGCCCCCTGCTGACCTATCACAAGCCGCGCCTCTTCACCCTGGACCCGCCCGCCTGCCTGCACAGACAG ggTCCGGTGGCCGTCCCCAGCTGGGACCCCTGCGACCCCACGGCTGCACACGCACGCCCCTCGCACCCCCGTGACCTCACGACAAGGGGCAGGTGTAGGGAGGTGGAGCAGACCAGGCCACACCCGGTCATTTCCCTCACCTCAG AGACGCCTCTCCCCACCCTGCTCCAGACTGCCCTCTGCAGGGAGGACTGGGTCCAGCGGGCAGGGCCCGTAAAGATGGAGGATTCCGGTTTGTGCAGGTGCCCCCGCTTTGAGGAAAAAGCGCCCCGTTTCCCAGCTCTCTTTG ATTGCGGTCGCAAcaaggtgcatcatgggaagaGGTCCAGGCGGGGCTGCGGGGAGAGGTCGCCGGTCAGGTGCTGCCCCGGGCGGGCGTGGcgtggagggaggagaagaagggTCAGTGGCTGGAGGGCAGAAG ATGGAGACGTTTTCTTGTCCCAGCTGTCAGAGTCGTCCTACAGCCTCCCGCCGACCCCTGAGGACAGCCCACCTGACCTCCTGACCCCACGAGccactcagacacacaaacagcctGCACAG ACCTCGGCCCGCCGGCGTCTCCGTGGCGAGTGTTTCTACGACATCGATGATGTCATCATCCCCATGTCGCTGGCGGTCAGCGGCAAGGCGGAGCAGCTGCAGTATAAGAACATCCTCACTCCCAG CTGGCGAATCGTCAACACGCTGCctctggaggagagggaggggggcgaggAGGAG gaggagggggtgctGGACGAGGCCTTCTCTCTCCGGCACCAGGCGGAGGAGGGCCGGGAGCGTCTGCGCTGGTGCTCCAGGACACGCGGGCGCGGCCGGAGGAGGAGCCGCAGGTGA